From the Sphingobacteriales bacterium genome, the window AGAAGGTTCAATAACACAAACAGGAGAAGTCCATACATCCCGAACTGTGGCCCGAAAAATCCGTAAACAGGAGCTGAAGGACTTTTGCCTGCATGAACTATAAAAGCTGTCAGCGAATTGACTTCATCATCTGTCAGGGAATGATTTTTATAGGTTTCTGCCATGGCTGGAAAGGGTGGTGATTTTAAAATGGCTTTAATACCAGCAGAGCCCATGTTTTTATAGGTGAGGTTCAGGTCTTTTGCCAGATTGCCGCCTACATAAACACGCTTATCAGAAATGCTGTGGCAGCTGTTGCAGGCTGGTCCTTTTGATGTAAATGTTTTTTCACCATTAAAATATTTAACCCCGGCTTCAACCTGCTCTAAGGTGAATTTTTCTTCTGCCTGTGCAACGGGCGCTGCTGCAGCAGAACCCGATTCGGATTTGATATAGTTAATTACTTCAACAATTTGTGCTTCCGTCAGGTTCTGATCGGGCATGGGCAGTTTTGCAAATTCATTGAAAATCCTCACTGCTTTTTCATCTCCGCTGTTAATAACTGTCATGGATGATTTAATGAATCTGACCAGCCAGTCTTGTTGCCTTAATTCTGTAATACCTTTTAAATCAGGGCCTACCAGCTTACCACCCCCAATAGTATGACAGGCTGAACAATTGGCTTTAAAAATTTCCTGACCGGTCTGAGCATTGGCAGATAAAATAATCAGGAATGAAATCAGTAATCCTGAAAAAACCTTTTTATTCATCGTTTTTGGACGTTTTATTTTCAAAAACAAATATAAGGGTATTTTGGTAAATAAATACCAAATAAATTAAATAATTTTTTCTTGCCTGAAAAATAATTAGTACAACTAACTATTTTCCCTACTTACTCATATCTTAAAGCCTCAATCGGGTTGAGGCGGGCAGCCCTTACTGCAGGATAATAACCGGCCCCAATACCCACTCCGATACTGGTCAGAACGGCTACTATCAACCAAAACCATGGAATGGTAAAAGGACTTCCCATCATGCCGGCAAACAAATTTCCTATCAATATTCCGGCTATTATCCCGATCAGACAACCAATCTGGCTGATTAATAATGATTCGGCCAGAAACTGAATCTTGACATTCGCAATGGTAGCTCCAATAGCTTTTATAGTGCCAATTTCCCTGATTCTTTCTTTTACAGAAACCAGCATGATATTCATCAGGGCAACGGCTGATGACAGCAGGGTTATGAAGCTGATAACGAGTGTAAATACTGTAATAGCTCTGAACTGTTTGGCAATAATATTCACCAGACTATCGCTTTTCTGGATGTCAAAATTATTTTCATCCGAGGGTTTCAGCCTTCTGACCATCCGCATGATGGCAATGGCATCTTCGATGGCAGGGTCAAC encodes:
- a CDS encoding c-type cytochrome, translated to MNKKVFSGLLISFLIILSANAQTGQEIFKANCSACHTIGGGKLVGPDLKGITELRQQDWLVRFIKSSMTVINSGDEKAVRIFNEFAKLPMPDQNLTEAQIVEVINYIKSESGSAAAAPVAQAEEKFTLEQVEAGVKYFNGEKTFTSKGPACNSCHSISDKRVYVGGNLAKDLNLTYKNMGSAGIKAILKSPPFPAMAETYKNHSLTDDEVNSLTAFIVHAGKSPSAPVYGFFGPQFGMYGLLLFVLLNLLIVFYLSKGKKDSVNKEIFKRQLKTH